In Kytococcus sedentarius DSM 20547, the sequence CCCGAAATAGAACATGTGGACGAGTGCTCACGGGCCCCCGGGACCCCACCCCGTGCTGTGGACAACCCACCCCCCTCGGTGCCACCCGCGAGGCCGACGACCCCGCCCCTACGAGGCCGCCTTCGCAGGCATCGACGCCGACCCGTACCACCTCCTCCCCCGTGGGCATGAAGCGCCCGCTGCCCTGATGCGGTGAGCGTCGCCCGCGAGGTTGTCGCCGCCCGCCCCTACGCTGGCTCCGTGACCGAGAACCACACCGCCGACCGCCACGACACCATCCGCGCCCGCGGCGCCCGGGTGAACAACCTCAAGAACATCGACGTCGACATCCCCAAGCGCCGCTTCACGGTGGTCACGGGCCTGTCCGGCTCCGGCAAGTCCTCTCTGGTCTTCGGCACGCTCGCCGCCGAGTCCCGCCGCCTCATCGACGAGACCTACCCGTCCTTCGTCCAGCAGTTCATGCCCGCCAACCCGCGCCCGGACGTCGACTCGCTGGAGAACCTCTCGGCCGCCGTGATCGTCGACCAGGAGCGCATCGGCGCCAACTCGCGCTCCACGGTCGGTACCGCCACCGATGCGGCCGCGCTCCTGCGTATCGTGTGGAGCCACCTGTCCGAGCCCCACGTCGGCGGCTCCCAGGCCTTCAGCTTCAACGTCGCCTCCGCCTCGGGCTCCGGCATCCTCACGGTCGACAAGAAGAACGCCAAGGGTGAGACGAAGAAGGGCGAGAAGGCCACCTTCGAGGTCATCGGTGGCATGTGCCCGGCGTGCGAGGGCATCGGCACCGTCGCCAGCCTGGACGAGGACCTCATCGTCGACCGCTCCCTCTCCCTCGATGAGGGGGCGCTCCTGGTGCCCGGCTACCCCGTCGACTCCTGGGGATGGCGGATCTTCGCCGAGAGCGGCAAGCTCGACCCGGCGAAGAAGGTCGCCGACTACTCCGATGACGAGTGGGCCTGGTTGATGTACCAGGACGCCACCAAGGTGAAGATCGGTGACATCAACATGACCTACGAGGGCATGGTCACCCGCATCCGCCGCACCTGGTTCGGCGACCGCGAGCCCAAGCAGGCGCACATCAAGGCCTACAAGGACGCCATCGCCACCACCGCCCCCTGCCCGGAGTGCCACGGCACGCGCCTCAACGAGGCCGCGCGCACCGCCACCGTGCACGGCATCACCCTGCCTGAGGCCACGGCGATGCAGGTGGACGAGCTGGCGCAGTGGGTCAAGGAGCTCGACGAGCCCAGCCTCGCTCCGGCCCTGGCCAAGCTGACCGGGATGCTCGAGGCGATGGTCGAGATCGGCTTGGGCTACCTCTCGCTGGACCGCACCTCGTCGACCCTCTCCGGCGGCGAGGCGCAGCGCATCAAGATGGTGCGCCACCTGGGGTCCAGCCTGACCGACATCAGCTACGTCTTCGACGAGCCCACGGCCGGCCTGCACCCGCACGACATCGAGCAGATGGTGGGGCTCCTGCGTTCCCTGCGCGATGCGGGGAACACCGTCCTGGTCGTGGAGCACAAGCCTGCGGTGATCACGGCAGCGGACCACGTCATCGACATCGGCCCCGGCTCGGGCACCACCGGTGGTGAGGTGGTCTACGCCGGCCCCCTCGACGGCCTGGCCGGCACCGACTCCGTGACCGCCGAGCACCTGGACCACCGCCCCACCCTGCGCGATGAGGTGCGCACCCCCAGTGGGCACCTGGAGATCCGCGGGGCGTCCACGAACAACCTCAAGGGCGTCGATGTGGACGTGCCCACCGGGGTGCTCGTGGCCGTGACCGGGGTGGCGGGCTCGGGCAAGAGCTCGCTGATCCACGGCAGTCTTGGAAAGCGGGGCGACGTGCTGGTGATCGACCAGTCACCCATCAAGGGTTCGCGGCGCTCCAACCCGGCGACCTACACGGGTCTGCTCGACCCGATCCGGAGCGAGTTCGCCAAGGCCAACGGCGTGAAGCCGGCCCTGTTCAGCCCGAATTCCGAGGGCGCCTGCCCCGAGTGCAAGGGGGCTGGCGTGATCTACCCCGAGATCGCGCTGCAGAACGCGGCACCCACGCCGTGTGAGGTGTGCGGCGGGCGGCGCTTCCGGGACGACGTGCTGGAGTACGCGTTCCGGGGCATGAGCATCGCCGACGTGTTCGACCTGTCGGTGGCCGAGGCGGTGGAGGTCTTCACCACGGGCAAGGCCAAGACGCTCCTGCGGCGCCTGCTGGACGTGGGGCTGGGCTACATCCGGCTCGGCCAGCCGCTGCCGACCCTGTCCGGTGGTGAGCGTCAGCGCCTGAAGCTGGCGGCGCAGCTCAAGGAGTCGGACATCTTCGTGCTCGACGAGCCGAGCTCTGGTCTGCACAT encodes:
- a CDS encoding excinuclease ABC subunit UvrA, with protein sequence MTENHTADRHDTIRARGARVNNLKNIDVDIPKRRFTVVTGLSGSGKSSLVFGTLAAESRRLIDETYPSFVQQFMPANPRPDVDSLENLSAAVIVDQERIGANSRSTVGTATDAAALLRIVWSHLSEPHVGGSQAFSFNVASASGSGILTVDKKNAKGETKKGEKATFEVIGGMCPACEGIGTVASLDEDLIVDRSLSLDEGALLVPGYPVDSWGWRIFAESGKLDPAKKVADYSDDEWAWLMYQDATKVKIGDINMTYEGMVTRIRRTWFGDREPKQAHIKAYKDAIATTAPCPECHGTRLNEAARTATVHGITLPEATAMQVDELAQWVKELDEPSLAPALAKLTGMLEAMVEIGLGYLSLDRTSSTLSGGEAQRIKMVRHLGSSLTDISYVFDEPTAGLHPHDIEQMVGLLRSLRDAGNTVLVVEHKPAVITAADHVIDIGPGSGTTGGEVVYAGPLDGLAGTDSVTAEHLDHRPTLRDEVRTPSGHLEIRGASTNNLKGVDVDVPTGVLVAVTGVAGSGKSSLIHGSLGKRGDVLVIDQSPIKGSRRSNPATYTGLLDPIRSEFAKANGVKPALFSPNSEGACPECKGAGVIYPEIALQNAAPTPCEVCGGRRFRDDVLEYAFRGMSIADVFDLSVAEAVEVFTTGKAKTLLRRLLDVGLGYIRLGQPLPTLSGGERQRLKLAAQLKESDIFVLDEPSSGLHMADTAKLVDMLQGLVKGGATVIAIEHNLDVVSQADHVIDVGPGAGHEGGEVVFTGTPAELTAADTATGRALKAATSS